A single region of the Manihot esculenta cultivar AM560-2 chromosome 12, M.esculenta_v8, whole genome shotgun sequence genome encodes:
- the LOC110627971 gene encoding uncharacterized protein LOC110627971 isoform X2: MSAGGSSFTISVSPSRLIQSRICRTFSVAWSSPSVSIRYLLAEAGDTLFASFIGTKQYKDVVTDVNILQGAIFHEDAMEDAAQMEAIESVQGESQRGNGEGQQNPLESKPKHLKDQPKPAAHRGFLARAKGIPALELYRLAQKKKRKLVLCGHSLGGAVAALATLAILRVIAASSSLKEDAKIQVKCITFSQPPVGNAALRDYVHEKGWQHYFKSYCIPEDLVPRILSPAYFHHYNAQPLSMNNEVESTSQSVVKDEKWIEKSGAQKPKENERERLVLGLGPVQTSFWRLSRLVPLEGFRRQFNKYTSKQFGPMGTSETPNSDVTSPIEDVVAAPQSLEIQEGSDGISLKPLTETNNVLSEEAMDGKLGEKGNDKGGDKRNWRRVPYLPSYVPFGQLHLLGNSSVELLSGAEYSKLISVRSVIAELRERFQSHSMRSYRSRFQRIYDMCMGDGASSFPGMEQLPQFLHLQQWLGLAVAGTVELAQIVELPVIRTATSIVPLGWNGAPGGKNAEPLKVDIIGFGLHLCNLVNAQVNGNWCATTVESFPPAPSYSSSHEVQPELQKMRVLVGAPLRRPPKHPIVADPLMPIFPSIDSDADNLNREHSLGHEEKLLRPEGLSDFCIFCTSDFATVSKEVHVRTRRVRLLGLEGAGKTSLFRAIMGQGRLSTIANFENMCVEADIQEGISGGVCYVDSAGVNLQELNKEVSRFRDELWMGIRELSRKTDLIILVHNLSHKIPRSSNQNASSQQPVLSLVLDEAKALGIPWVLAVTNKFSVSAHQQKTAIDAVLHAYQSSLSTMEVVNSCPYVIHTAAASASLSLAAAERDSGGRMGAQNLIFAPFNLVRRPFQRRDTVFPVEGVNSLCQLVHRVLRSHEEASLQELARDRLLAELTRERATAIDARREAQAKSSSLTAAAVGASLGAGVGLALAIVMGAASALRKP; encoded by the exons GTACCTATTGGCAGAAGCAGGTGACACATTATTTGCTTCTTTTATTGGGACAAAACAGTACAA GGATGTTGTGACCGATGTAAATATACTACAAGGCGCTATATTTCATGAGGATGCCATGGAGGATGCTGCCCAGATGGAAGCTATTGAATCAGTGCAAGGTGAAAGTCAAAGGGGAAATGGAGAAGGTCAACAGAATCCACTTGAGTCAAAGCCTAAGCATCTGAAAGATCAGCCTAAGCCTGCTGCTCATCGA GGTTTCTTGGCTCGTGCTAAAGGGATACCTGCTTTAGAGTTGTACAGGCTTGCTCAGAAGAAGAAACGAAAACTTGTATTGTGTGGACATTCACTTGGTGGGGCA GTGGCAGCATTAGCTACTCTTGCCATCCTGAGGGTTATTGCTGCATCCTCTTCATTAAAAGAAGATGCAAAGATTCAGGTCAAATGTATCACATTTTCCCAACCACCAGTTGGGAATGCTGCTTTAAGAGA CTATGTCCATGAAAAAGGATGGCAGCATTATTTTAAGAGCTACTGCATTCCTGAAGACTTGGTGCCCCGTATCCTTTCTCCTGCTTATTTTCATCACTATAATGCTCAACCTTTGTCAATGAATAATGAGGTTGAAAGTACCAGTCAATCAGTGGTAAAAGATGAGAAATGGATAGAAAAATCAGGGGCACAAAAGCCAAAGGAGAATGAGAGGGAGCGATTGGTTCTGGGTTTAGGCCCTGTGCAGACTTCCTTTTGGAGACTTTCTAGGCTTGTTCCTTTAGAGGGTTTTAGAAGGCAGTTCAATaaatacacaagcaaacaatttGGTCCCATGGGGACATCTGAGACCCCTAATTCTGATGTAACATCTCCAATTGAGGATGTGGTTGCTGCACCTCAGTCTCTTGAAATCCAAGAGGGTTCTGATGGCATCTCTCTTAAACCATTAACTGAAACTAATAACGTGCTGTCAGAGGAAGCAATGGATGGAAAATTAGGCGAAAAGGGAAATGATAAAGgtggagataaaagaaattggcGTAGGGTACCCTATTTACCTTCGTATGTCCCATTTGGCCAG CTGCATCTATTGGGAAATTCTTCAGTGGAATTACTATCTGGTGCAGAGTACTCAAAATTAATATCG GTCAGATCTGTGATTGCCGAACTAAGGGAACGATTTCAATCACATTCAATGAGATCTTATCGATCTCGATTTCAGAG AATCTACGATATGTGCATGGGTGATGGTGCTTCATCTTTCCCAGGAATGGAACAACTGCCTCAGTTTCTGCATTTGCAACAGTGGCTTGGGCTTGCAGTTGCTGGCACTGTAGAGCTTGCTCAAATTGTAGAATTGCCAGTTATTCGCACAGCCACTTCGATTGTTCCTCTTGGGTGGAATGGTGCTCCTGGTGGGAAGAATGCAGAACCCTTAAAAGTTGATATTATTGGTTTTGGCTTGCACCTTTGTAACTTGGTCAATGCTCAAGTCAATGGTAACTG GTGTGCAACTACAGTGGAGTCATTTCCTCCTGCACCCAGCTACTCTTCAAGCCATGAAGTACAGCCTGAACTACAAAAAATGAGGGTCTTAGTTGGAGCTCCTCTGAGAAGACCACCAAAACATCCTATAGTGGCAGATCCCTTGATGCCTATCTTTCCTTCTATTGATTCAGATGCTGATAATCTCAATAGAGAGCATAGTTTAGGGCATGAAGAGAAATTGCTCCGCCCTGAAGGTTTGAGTGATTTTTGCATTTTTTGTACAAGTGATTTTGCCACTGTCTCTAAGGAGGTCCATGTCAGAACTCGTAGGGTGCGGTTACTTGGCCTTGAG GGTGCTGGtaaaacttctcttttcaggGCAATTATGGGTCAAGGCAGACTAAGCACCATTGCCAATTTTGAGAATATGTGCGTAGAGGCTGATATTCAAGAAGGCATTTCTGGTGGTGTATGCTATGTTGATTCAGCTGGAGTAAATTTGCAG GAGCTGAATAAGGAGGTCTCTCGTTTCAGGGATGAACTATGGATGGGAATTCGTGAGCTCAGTAGGAAAACAGATTTGATTATTCTTGTACATAACTTGTCACATAAGATTCCTCGAAGCAGTAACCAAAATGCATCATCTCAACAGCCAGTACTTTCACTTGTTTTAGATGAGGCTAAAGCTCTTGGTATTCCATGGGTTCTTGCTGTAACAAACAAATTTTCTGTCAGTGCACACCAGCAAAAAACAGCAATTGATGCTGTTTTGCACGCATATCAATCATCTCTAAGCACCATGGAAGTTGTGAATTCCTGCCCTTACGTTATCCACACTGCTGCTGCCAGCGCGTCTTTATCACTGGCTGCTGCTGAGAGGGATTCTGGTGGAAGGATGGGTGCTCAAAATCTTATTTTTGCTCCATTTAATCTTGTTAGGAGGCCATTTCAAAGAAGAGACACCGTTTTTCCAGTTGAGGGTGTGAACTCACTTTGTCAGCTTGTCCACCGAGTGCTGCGCAGTCATGAAGAGGCCTCTTTACAG GAACTAGCCAGAGATAGACTTTTAGCAGAACTGACACGGGAACGTGCAACGGCAATAGACGCGAGACGAGAAGCTCAAGCCAAGTCATCTTCCTTAACAGCTGCTGCTGTGGGTGCTTCCCTTGGGGCTGGTGTTGGCCTTGCCTTGGCTATTGTAATGGGTGCTGCATCTGCTTTACGGAAGCCCTGA
- the LOC110627971 gene encoding uncharacterized protein LOC110627971 isoform X3: MEDAAQMEAIESVQGESQRGNGEGQQNPLESKPKHLKDQPKPAAHRGFLARAKGIPALELYRLAQKKKRKLVLCGHSLGGAVAALATLAILRVIAASSSLKEDAKIQVKCITFSQPPVGNAALRDYVHEKGWQHYFKSYCIPEDLVPRILSPAYFHHYNAQPLSMNNEVESTSQSVVKDEKWIEKSGAQKPKENERERLVLGLGPVQTSFWRLSRLVPLEGFRRQFNKYTSKQFGPMGTSETPNSDVTSPIEDVVAAPQSLEIQEGSDGISLKPLTETNNVLSEEAMDGKLGEKGNDKGGDKRNWRRVPYLPSYVPFGQLHLLGNSSVELLSGAEYSKLISVRSVIAELRERFQSHSMRSYRSRFQRIYDMCMGDGASSFPGMEQLPQFLHLQQWLGLAVAGTVELAQIVELPVIRTATSIVPLGWNGAPGGKNAEPLKVDIIGFGLHLCNLVNAQVNGNWCATTVESFPPAPSYSSSHEVQPELQKMRVLVGAPLRRPPKHPIVADPLMPIFPSIDSDADNLNREHSLGHEEKLLRPEGLSDFCIFCTSDFATVSKEVHVRTRRVRLLGLEGAGKTSLFRAIMGQGRLSTIANFENMCVEADIQEGISGGVCYVDSAGVNLQELNKEVSRFRDELWMGIRELSRKTDLIILVHNLSHKIPRSSNQNASSQQPVLSLVLDEAKALGIPWVLAVTNKFSVSAHQQKTAIDAVLHAYQSSLSTMEVVNSCPYVIHTAAASASLSLAAAERDSGGRMGAQNLIFAPFNLVRRPFQRRDTVFPVEGVNSLCQLVHRVLRSHEEASLQELARDRLLAELTRERATAIDARREAQAKSSSLTAAAVGASLGAGVGLALAIVMGAASALRKP; this comes from the exons ATGGAGGATGCTGCCCAGATGGAAGCTATTGAATCAGTGCAAGGTGAAAGTCAAAGGGGAAATGGAGAAGGTCAACAGAATCCACTTGAGTCAAAGCCTAAGCATCTGAAAGATCAGCCTAAGCCTGCTGCTCATCGA GGTTTCTTGGCTCGTGCTAAAGGGATACCTGCTTTAGAGTTGTACAGGCTTGCTCAGAAGAAGAAACGAAAACTTGTATTGTGTGGACATTCACTTGGTGGGGCA GTGGCAGCATTAGCTACTCTTGCCATCCTGAGGGTTATTGCTGCATCCTCTTCATTAAAAGAAGATGCAAAGATTCAGGTCAAATGTATCACATTTTCCCAACCACCAGTTGGGAATGCTGCTTTAAGAGA CTATGTCCATGAAAAAGGATGGCAGCATTATTTTAAGAGCTACTGCATTCCTGAAGACTTGGTGCCCCGTATCCTTTCTCCTGCTTATTTTCATCACTATAATGCTCAACCTTTGTCAATGAATAATGAGGTTGAAAGTACCAGTCAATCAGTGGTAAAAGATGAGAAATGGATAGAAAAATCAGGGGCACAAAAGCCAAAGGAGAATGAGAGGGAGCGATTGGTTCTGGGTTTAGGCCCTGTGCAGACTTCCTTTTGGAGACTTTCTAGGCTTGTTCCTTTAGAGGGTTTTAGAAGGCAGTTCAATaaatacacaagcaaacaatttGGTCCCATGGGGACATCTGAGACCCCTAATTCTGATGTAACATCTCCAATTGAGGATGTGGTTGCTGCACCTCAGTCTCTTGAAATCCAAGAGGGTTCTGATGGCATCTCTCTTAAACCATTAACTGAAACTAATAACGTGCTGTCAGAGGAAGCAATGGATGGAAAATTAGGCGAAAAGGGAAATGATAAAGgtggagataaaagaaattggcGTAGGGTACCCTATTTACCTTCGTATGTCCCATTTGGCCAG CTGCATCTATTGGGAAATTCTTCAGTGGAATTACTATCTGGTGCAGAGTACTCAAAATTAATATCG GTCAGATCTGTGATTGCCGAACTAAGGGAACGATTTCAATCACATTCAATGAGATCTTATCGATCTCGATTTCAGAG AATCTACGATATGTGCATGGGTGATGGTGCTTCATCTTTCCCAGGAATGGAACAACTGCCTCAGTTTCTGCATTTGCAACAGTGGCTTGGGCTTGCAGTTGCTGGCACTGTAGAGCTTGCTCAAATTGTAGAATTGCCAGTTATTCGCACAGCCACTTCGATTGTTCCTCTTGGGTGGAATGGTGCTCCTGGTGGGAAGAATGCAGAACCCTTAAAAGTTGATATTATTGGTTTTGGCTTGCACCTTTGTAACTTGGTCAATGCTCAAGTCAATGGTAACTG GTGTGCAACTACAGTGGAGTCATTTCCTCCTGCACCCAGCTACTCTTCAAGCCATGAAGTACAGCCTGAACTACAAAAAATGAGGGTCTTAGTTGGAGCTCCTCTGAGAAGACCACCAAAACATCCTATAGTGGCAGATCCCTTGATGCCTATCTTTCCTTCTATTGATTCAGATGCTGATAATCTCAATAGAGAGCATAGTTTAGGGCATGAAGAGAAATTGCTCCGCCCTGAAGGTTTGAGTGATTTTTGCATTTTTTGTACAAGTGATTTTGCCACTGTCTCTAAGGAGGTCCATGTCAGAACTCGTAGGGTGCGGTTACTTGGCCTTGAG GGTGCTGGtaaaacttctcttttcaggGCAATTATGGGTCAAGGCAGACTAAGCACCATTGCCAATTTTGAGAATATGTGCGTAGAGGCTGATATTCAAGAAGGCATTTCTGGTGGTGTATGCTATGTTGATTCAGCTGGAGTAAATTTGCAG GAGCTGAATAAGGAGGTCTCTCGTTTCAGGGATGAACTATGGATGGGAATTCGTGAGCTCAGTAGGAAAACAGATTTGATTATTCTTGTACATAACTTGTCACATAAGATTCCTCGAAGCAGTAACCAAAATGCATCATCTCAACAGCCAGTACTTTCACTTGTTTTAGATGAGGCTAAAGCTCTTGGTATTCCATGGGTTCTTGCTGTAACAAACAAATTTTCTGTCAGTGCACACCAGCAAAAAACAGCAATTGATGCTGTTTTGCACGCATATCAATCATCTCTAAGCACCATGGAAGTTGTGAATTCCTGCCCTTACGTTATCCACACTGCTGCTGCCAGCGCGTCTTTATCACTGGCTGCTGCTGAGAGGGATTCTGGTGGAAGGATGGGTGCTCAAAATCTTATTTTTGCTCCATTTAATCTTGTTAGGAGGCCATTTCAAAGAAGAGACACCGTTTTTCCAGTTGAGGGTGTGAACTCACTTTGTCAGCTTGTCCACCGAGTGCTGCGCAGTCATGAAGAGGCCTCTTTACAG GAACTAGCCAGAGATAGACTTTTAGCAGAACTGACACGGGAACGTGCAACGGCAATAGACGCGAGACGAGAAGCTCAAGCCAAGTCATCTTCCTTAACAGCTGCTGCTGTGGGTGCTTCCCTTGGGGCTGGTGTTGGCCTTGCCTTGGCTATTGTAATGGGTGCTGCATCTGCTTTACGGAAGCCCTGA